TCCACGCGACCGTTCTGGCGCTACGAGCAGGTCCAGCAGGGCCGCTTCCGGGAGTTCTACCAGACCAACGTCGACATCTTCGGTTCGAGCGAGCCGGAGGCCGACGCCGAGATCCTCGCGTACTGTGCGGACGCGCTGACGGGGCTGGGACTCGAAAACGACGACTTCGAGTTCCGCGTCTCGCATCGCGACATCCTCGGGGGGCTGCTCGAGGCCTTCGACGGCGAGGTCGACACCGGGGAAGCGATCCGCGCGGTCGACAAGCGCGAGAAGATCGAGGACGCCGAGTACTACGGCCTGCTGACCGACGCGGGCCTCGAGACGGCGGACGCGGAACAGTTCGACGCGCTGCTCTCGACGGACGACCTCTCCGAACTCGTCGAGTTCGCGGGCACCGACCGGGTCGAGGCCGCCGTCGAGAACCTCGAGGACGTCCTCGCGGCTGCCGAGGACTTCGGCGCCCGTGAGTACTGCACCGTCTCGCTCGAGACCGCCCGCGGTCTCGACTACTATACCGGTGTGGTCTTCGAGTGCTTCGACTCGGCGGGCGAAGTCAGCAGGTCAGTGTTCGGCGGCGGACGGTACGACGACCTGATCGAGGGCTTCGGCGGCCAGCCCACGCCCGCGGTGGGGGTCGCCCCGGGCCACGAGACGCTCTCGCTGCTGCTCGATCGCGCCAACGCCTGCCCCGAGGGCTCGCTTCGCACCGACTACTACGTCCTCACGGTCGGCGACACCCGCCCGGTCGCCGCGCGGATCGCCCGCGAGCTGCGCGGGCGGGGCCACGCCGTCGAGACCGACGTCTCGGACCGGAGCTTCGGCGCCCAGATGAACTACGCCGACTCGATCGGCGCCGAGACGGTCGTAATCGTCGGCGAGCGCGACCTCGAATCGGGCGAGATCACGGTCAAGGACATGGAGAGCGGCGAGCAGACGACGACGCCGGTC
The sequence above is a segment of the Halalkalicoccus tibetensis genome. Coding sequences within it:
- the hisS gene encoding histidine--tRNA ligase; the protein is MYERIKGFRDFYPEEMRARRDVTDQLEDVARRYGFREVGTPALERTQLYVDKSGEEITDELYNFTDQGGRDVAMTPELTPTVARMVVAKQQELSKPIKWFSTRPFWRYEQVQQGRFREFYQTNVDIFGSSEPEADAEILAYCADALTGLGLENDDFEFRVSHRDILGGLLEAFDGEVDTGEAIRAVDKREKIEDAEYYGLLTDAGLETADAEQFDALLSTDDLSELVEFAGTDRVEAAVENLEDVLAAAEDFGAREYCTVSLETARGLDYYTGVVFECFDSAGEVSRSVFGGGRYDDLIEGFGGQPTPAVGVAPGHETLSLLLDRANACPEGSLRTDYYVLTVGDTRPVAARIARELRGRGHAVETDVSDRSFGAQMNYADSIGAETVVIVGERDLESGEITVKDMESGEQTTTPVESFPGDHERPTYDDLA